In the genome of Negativicoccus succinicivorans, one region contains:
- a CDS encoding DUF2157 domain-containing protein: protein MEQRIRWLYEELPKWVSEGILTPEAADRLRARYGEVAAPGLRWGRIIWLVLAAVLVAFGALLILSNQWYSLAHGVRFNWVVALAVAAQLAVAAVLLLEPKSIAWREAAGAFLGIAIPGALQLAGDIYQLSEWNQIAWTIWSLALLLPAVYIVRSTALASIYLILTGMFVSSFGVRNAWLGAQQVWIWLALAAPYFYILYRDGFRELSLLIFSWIYALTIFYAALVALADVAVVSLALATIIAAFTFLVGAMVGKQIRWGMPFRILGGGALAVCVLLATQRSLWVGISRAIPQVLPIVVLVLLLFATGVLCWRLMLRREYMLVTVAAVPLCVTLATFIAALGYGYTFLAIVFMIYYLGGVIALLINGLRRSSLWLTDGALLLLALFIVVRLSDESFTLLQRGTAFIVMGVLILAGHLAMATWQRKQREHTNQRVRRARRQEAARRSAPAQDHSAASVRPPRVRGSMTSPTVNEQTTTKERTSRAELPPRRPPQMPSLPPRPTWHSDTQEEDK, encoded by the coding sequence ATGGAGCAACGTATTCGCTGGCTATATGAAGAGCTTCCCAAATGGGTAAGCGAAGGGATTTTGACGCCGGAGGCGGCCGACCGTTTGCGCGCCCGCTACGGTGAAGTGGCGGCGCCGGGTCTGCGCTGGGGCCGGATTATTTGGCTGGTGCTCGCGGCGGTATTGGTCGCGTTCGGCGCGCTGTTGATTTTATCCAATCAATGGTACTCGCTGGCGCACGGCGTGCGCTTTAACTGGGTAGTCGCGCTGGCGGTGGCGGCGCAGTTGGCGGTGGCGGCCGTGTTGCTACTCGAGCCGAAGTCGATCGCTTGGCGTGAGGCGGCCGGCGCGTTTTTGGGGATTGCGATTCCCGGAGCGCTACAGCTCGCGGGCGATATTTATCAACTATCGGAGTGGAATCAGATCGCGTGGACGATTTGGTCGCTTGCGCTGCTCTTGCCCGCGGTGTACATTGTGCGCTCGACGGCATTGGCGTCGATCTATCTGATTTTGACGGGCATGTTTGTGAGCTCTTTCGGCGTCAGGAACGCGTGGCTCGGCGCGCAGCAGGTATGGATTTGGCTGGCGCTCGCCGCACCGTATTTTTACATTTTGTATCGTGACGGTTTCCGGGAACTTTCGCTGCTGATTTTCAGCTGGATTTATGCGTTGACGATTTTCTACGCCGCGCTGGTGGCGTTGGCGGATGTCGCGGTTGTCAGTTTGGCGCTCGCCACGATCATTGCCGCGTTTACGTTTCTCGTCGGGGCGATGGTCGGCAAACAAATCCGCTGGGGCATGCCGTTTCGCATATTGGGCGGCGGCGCGCTGGCGGTATGCGTGCTGTTGGCTACGCAACGCTCGCTGTGGGTGGGCATATCCCGCGCGATACCGCAGGTGTTGCCCATCGTTGTGTTGGTATTGCTGCTATTTGCCACCGGCGTGCTTTGCTGGCGCCTGATGTTACGTCGCGAGTATATGCTGGTGACGGTCGCGGCCGTGCCTTTGTGCGTGACGCTGGCGACCTTTATTGCGGCACTCGGTTACGGCTACACATTTTTGGCCATTGTCTTTATGATTTACTACTTGGGCGGGGTTATCGCGTTACTGATCAACGGTTTGCGCCGCAGTTCGCTTTGGCTGACGGACGGCGCGCTGCTTTTGCTAGCGCTCTTTATTGTGGTGCGGCTCAGTGATGAGTCGTTCACCTTGCTGCAGCGCGGCACGGCATTCATCGTGATGGGCGTGTTGATTTTGGCGGGGCATTTGGCGATGGCCACATGGCAACGCAAGCAACGGGAACACACGAACCAACGCGTACGTCGCGCTCGTCGGCAGGAAGCGGCTCGACGCAGCGCGCCTGCGCAGGATCATTCGGCAGCATCGGTGCGGCCGCCGCGCGTGCGCGGCTCGATGACGTCGCCGACAGTTAACGAACAGACGACAACGAAAGAGCGGACTTCGCGCGCGGAGTTGCCGCCGCGTCGCCCGCCGCAAATGCCGTCATTACCGCCGCGACCGACTTGGCACAGCGATACGCAAGAGGAGGATAAATAA
- a CDS encoding universal stress protein: MKSSWQRILVPTDGSENARRALHEAAQLAMKFGAELQLLTVLEDRLYAGNLIGRGAGERLYSGVVEVSRTPDAEERVDSGLPEHQMAQVREGLRREAATLPQDVPLRMFFAVGDVRETILTVADELNADLIVIGSRGLGSVKGLVLGAASQYVLQHATRPVLVVK, encoded by the coding sequence ATGAAAAGTTCTTGGCAACGTATTCTTGTGCCAACGGACGGTTCTGAAAACGCCCGTCGGGCACTTCATGAAGCTGCGCAGCTGGCGATGAAATTCGGCGCGGAGCTGCAATTGTTGACCGTGTTGGAAGATCGGTTGTATGCGGGAAATCTGATCGGCCGGGGCGCCGGGGAGCGTTTGTATTCGGGCGTGGTCGAAGTAAGCCGTACGCCGGATGCGGAAGAACGCGTCGACTCGGGTTTGCCGGAGCATCAAATGGCGCAGGTTCGTGAGGGGCTACGCCGCGAAGCGGCAACGCTCCCGCAAGATGTTCCGCTGCGCATGTTTTTCGCCGTCGGCGATGTACGGGAAACGATTCTAACGGTGGCGGATGAACTGAATGCGGATTTGATCGTGATCGGCAGTCGCGGTTTGGGTTCTGTCAAAGGTTTGGTTTTGGGAGCGGCATCGCAATACGTATTGCAGCATGCCACGCGTCCCGTTTTGGTAGTAAAATAA
- a CDS encoding M48 family metallopeptidase, with translation MFPAFRKYTAAFLAACFLTMPLAAPVEASWGGIGASVLKGAVEMGMIREQLRELDENGQEEVLANAKEQSGYYDNAAYQERAQRILDSLVKSGVPKRKYVIFVNPSDDINAYCTLAAVLSVNKGTLDVLDDQQLAFVLAHEVSHGENRDIVNGVTKKLSLAVAGSTVLSGGDSSAVQTLLMNLGLNYINNEVFTMGQEKAADDLGFTILEKTDYNLGGAPAAMRALLKKYGPGFNDGITRVIAPNSHPRNESRVTEAVNRMQAYSGNRVTVKGADVIVNDKTVLTPIKVGNYDAETRAYYVAGRLARLFHDHKMQPARLDGGSIYVGNQSLYTLSSGEDGNAIVNRLNAAVTPEAKTKEEKIDKTSEKMKKPDATKPAQDVKKAAPKKASEGNIKDRVNAILGRKN, from the coding sequence ATGTTTCCTGCATTTCGTAAATATACCGCGGCGTTCCTCGCCGCGTGTTTCTTAACGATGCCGCTGGCGGCGCCGGTGGAGGCTTCGTGGGGCGGTATCGGCGCCTCCGTACTCAAAGGCGCGGTAGAAATGGGCATGATTCGCGAGCAATTGCGCGAACTTGACGAAAACGGCCAGGAAGAAGTTCTCGCCAACGCCAAAGAGCAAAGCGGTTACTATGATAATGCCGCCTATCAGGAGCGCGCCCAACGCATTTTGGATTCCCTTGTGAAAAGCGGCGTGCCCAAGCGGAAGTATGTCATTTTTGTGAACCCCTCCGATGATATCAATGCGTACTGCACGCTCGCTGCCGTGCTTTCCGTCAACAAAGGCACGCTGGACGTGCTGGACGATCAACAGCTGGCGTTTGTCCTCGCCCATGAAGTCAGCCACGGCGAAAATCGCGACATCGTCAACGGCGTAACCAAAAAGCTCAGTCTTGCCGTCGCCGGTTCCACCGTTCTTTCCGGCGGTGATTCATCTGCCGTCCAAACGCTGCTGATGAATTTAGGTCTGAACTATATCAACAACGAAGTATTCACGATGGGTCAGGAAAAAGCTGCGGATGACCTTGGTTTTACCATTCTGGAAAAAACGGATTACAATCTCGGCGGCGCTCCCGCCGCGATGCGCGCGTTATTGAAAAAATACGGTCCCGGTTTCAATGACGGTATCACTCGCGTTATTGCGCCGAACTCGCATCCGCGCAACGAATCGCGCGTTACGGAAGCGGTCAACCGCATGCAGGCGTATTCCGGTAACCGCGTCACCGTCAAAGGCGCCGATGTGATCGTCAACGACAAGACCGTATTGACACCGATCAAAGTCGGAAATTATGATGCCGAAACACGCGCGTACTACGTTGCGGGTCGCCTGGCGCGTCTTTTCCATGATCATAAAATGCAACCGGCGCGATTGGACGGCGGCTCGATTTACGTGGGCAACCAATCGCTGTACACCCTTTCCTCCGGTGAAGACGGCAACGCAATCGTCAATCGTTTGAACGCGGCCGTTACCCCCGAAGCGAAAACCAAAGAAGAAAAAATTGACAAAACATCCGAGAAAATGAAAAAGCCAGACGCAACCAAACCGGCGCAAGACGTTAAAAAGGCCGCGCCGAAAAAAGCTTCGGAAGGCAACATTAAAGATCGCGTCAACGCGATTCTCGGCCGCAAAAATTAA
- a CDS encoding universal stress protein, producing MIHFNEVLLPADGSENGVRALQHAIELVKLSGGTLLICHVANVVSVISGFDQIPSGSGYVSEQMAEDLEEKGKEILEKLVRMVPADIPVKTIFEVGSPGPTLSAIAEKYNVDLIVMGSRGLGPLKGIFMGSVSSYIVSHAKCPVLIVK from the coding sequence GTGATCCATTTTAATGAAGTGCTGTTACCGGCCGACGGCTCGGAAAACGGCGTGCGCGCGTTACAGCATGCCATCGAGCTGGTGAAATTGTCCGGCGGAACACTCTTGATTTGCCATGTGGCGAATGTGGTATCGGTGATTTCGGGGTTTGATCAAATTCCCAGCGGCTCCGGCTATGTCAGCGAGCAGATGGCCGAGGATCTGGAAGAAAAAGGGAAAGAGATTCTGGAAAAATTGGTTCGTATGGTGCCGGCGGATATTCCGGTCAAGACCATTTTTGAAGTAGGTTCTCCCGGACCGACTTTGTCCGCGATCGCCGAAAAATACAACGTGGACTTGATCGTCATGGGAAGCCGCGGCTTAGGGCCGCTGAAAGGCATTTTCATGGGCTCGGTTTCGAGTTACATCGTCAGCCACGCGAAATGCCCGGTTTTGATTGTAAAATAA
- a CDS encoding SixA phosphatase family protein: MRLYLMRHGHAVKERAALDNFHRPLTDTGIAETEKMGRHLKEMLPDQAVGIYLSPLVRTQQTGEILARTLRDGRAAADVTSGTLYALARDNWEPLDNHLINLTASGGPEHVFFVSHQPFLEAWLYGLTGVSLSFKQSSVAVIDLRRGKKSKLVAYLTPSLWEK, translated from the coding sequence ATGCGGCTGTATTTGATGCGCCATGGTCATGCCGTCAAAGAACGGGCGGCGTTGGACAATTTTCATCGTCCGCTGACGGATACCGGCATCGCGGAAACGGAAAAAATGGGACGCCACCTGAAGGAAATGCTGCCGGATCAGGCGGTCGGAATTTATTTGAGTCCGCTGGTGCGCACGCAACAGACCGGCGAGATTTTGGCGCGGACTTTGCGCGACGGTCGCGCGGCTGCCGATGTGACGAGCGGGACGTTGTATGCGTTGGCGCGTGACAATTGGGAGCCGCTTGATAATCATCTGATCAATCTGACGGCCTCCGGCGGTCCCGAGCATGTCTTCTTCGTTAGTCATCAACCGTTTTTGGAAGCGTGGTTGTACGGACTGACCGGGGTCAGCCTTTCCTTCAAACAAAGCAGCGTCGCGGTCATCGATTTGCGCCGCGGCAAAAAATCAAAGTTGGTGGCGTATTTGACGCCGTCATTGTGGGAGAAATAA
- a CDS encoding PfkB family carbohydrate kinase, which translates to MTPWPVLLINDYIEHGTSNMNVLEPILRALGYPVSGLLTAVMSHSFEYGDYDYFPLTEHLRRTLPLWEKQGFTFAAVATGFIDSLGSLEQFALLRQALPKWRAQGSFILVDPVMGDNGALYPTLPRELVTEMRTLLPVADIITPNWTEAALLLGEDPACEQRVAPQWLKRLCALGARACVITGVGNLDANVGTAYYRSADGHTGAVDFARLAPNFSGSGDYFNAVLLAVLLRGESLAQAVKTSARFIEFALRETQAQKSNAGNGLVLRGALQATVKKWTADE; encoded by the coding sequence ATGACGCCATGGCCCGTTCTTTTAATCAATGACTATATCGAGCATGGTACGTCGAATATGAATGTGCTGGAGCCGATTTTGCGCGCTCTCGGTTATCCCGTGTCGGGATTGCTGACGGCGGTAATGAGCCACAGTTTCGAGTACGGAGACTATGACTATTTTCCGCTGACGGAACATCTGCGGCGGACCTTGCCGCTTTGGGAGAAACAGGGTTTCACGTTTGCCGCGGTGGCGACCGGTTTTATCGACAGCCTCGGCAGTTTGGAACAATTTGCGTTGCTGCGACAAGCGTTACCGAAATGGCGCGCGCAAGGTTCGTTTATTCTGGTGGATCCCGTGATGGGGGATAACGGCGCCTTGTATCCCACATTGCCGCGGGAACTCGTCACGGAAATGCGCACGCTTTTGCCGGTGGCGGATATCATTACGCCGAACTGGACGGAAGCGGCGTTGCTTTTGGGGGAAGATCCCGCGTGTGAGCAACGCGTCGCGCCGCAATGGCTCAAACGTTTATGCGCGTTGGGAGCAAGAGCCTGCGTCATCACGGGCGTGGGAAATCTTGACGCGAACGTCGGAACCGCTTATTATCGGTCGGCGGACGGTCACACGGGCGCTGTCGATTTTGCGCGCCTGGCACCGAATTTCAGCGGCAGCGGCGATTATTTCAATGCGGTACTGCTCGCGGTGTTGCTGCGCGGTGAGTCGCTCGCGCAGGCGGTGAAGACGTCGGCGCGATTCATTGAATTCGCACTGCGTGAAACGCAAGCGCAGAAAAGCAACGCAGGCAACGGCTTGGTACTTCGCGGCGCGTTGCAAGCGACGGTAAAAAAATGGACGGCAGACGAATGA
- a CDS encoding ArsR/SmtB family transcription factor, whose amino-acid sequence MKVNTSTDALSHEAAAWLAGTLDTEEKRRLLLRLADIFKVLGEPTRLKILRVLWQGECCVNELAEAIDMEASAVSHQLRILRQAHLVDFRKIGKNACYFLDDAHVVHLLEQGLNHAAHRGEE is encoded by the coding sequence GTGAAAGTGAATACAAGTACGGACGCATTGTCGCATGAAGCCGCGGCTTGGTTGGCGGGCACGTTGGATACGGAAGAAAAACGCCGGCTGTTACTACGGTTGGCGGATATTTTTAAAGTGCTCGGCGAGCCGACGCGGCTGAAAATTTTGCGTGTGCTTTGGCAAGGCGAGTGTTGCGTGAACGAGCTGGCGGAAGCAATTGATATGGAAGCGTCCGCGGTCAGTCACCAGCTGCGCATTCTTCGCCAGGCGCACTTGGTGGATTTTCGTAAAATCGGTAAAAATGCCTGCTATTTTTTGGATGACGCGCACGTGGTGCACTTGCTTGAGCAGGGCCTCAACCATGCCGCGCATCGGGGAGAGGAGTAG
- the yfbR gene encoding 5'-deoxynucleotidase produces MHSHFFAYLARMKFIKRWGLMKNTMPENIQEHSLQTAMIAHMLAVLRNVRYGGHVDPERAAVLGMYHDVSEVFTGDMPTPVKYFNEDIRAMYGTIEQAAVEKLFATLPADLRDAYRACILTPEEDPLWELAKAADTLSAYLKCVEERTAGNPEFDEAYATIRKKLEQSPVPEVHDFLAIFAPSFMLTLDALNANAKEEK; encoded by the coding sequence TTGCACAGTCACTTTTTTGCCTATTTGGCACGGATGAAATTCATCAAGCGCTGGGGCCTGATGAAAAACACGATGCCGGAAAATATTCAGGAACACAGTTTGCAGACGGCGATGATCGCGCATATGCTGGCGGTACTTCGCAATGTCCGTTACGGCGGTCATGTCGATCCGGAACGGGCGGCCGTTCTCGGTATGTACCATGATGTCAGCGAAGTGTTCACCGGCGATATGCCGACGCCGGTCAAATATTTTAATGAAGATATTCGTGCGATGTACGGCACGATCGAGCAGGCGGCCGTGGAAAAATTGTTCGCCACGTTGCCCGCTGACCTGCGCGACGCGTATCGGGCGTGTATTTTGACGCCGGAAGAAGATCCCCTGTGGGAATTGGCGAAGGCGGCGGATACGCTCAGCGCCTATTTAAAATGCGTTGAGGAACGCACCGCGGGCAATCCGGAGTTTGATGAAGCGTACGCGACGATTCGTAAAAAATTGGAACAGTCGCCCGTACCGGAAGTGCATGATTTTCTCGCGATCTTTGCGCCGAGCTTCATGCTGACCTTGGACGCGCTCAATGCGAATGCGAAGGAAGAAAAATGA
- a CDS encoding universal stress protein: MRYQTILVALDGSDHAQLALEAAVTLAEKFGSRLILTHIMDIQYFTTAWFEPPRTRSEADDRVDYKPDTEAKLKETTDYQREFGRRILATAKDHVPAGIDYEIAYTVGSPREDLLKMADTYKADLIVMGSRGMGTLASMLVGSVSSYVVQHAEVPVLVIKQ; this comes from the coding sequence ATGAGATATCAGACGATTCTGGTGGCACTGGACGGTTCGGATCATGCCCAGCTTGCATTGGAGGCCGCAGTGACCTTGGCGGAGAAATTCGGCAGCCGGTTGATTCTTACTCATATTATGGATATCCAGTACTTCACAACGGCTTGGTTTGAACCGCCGCGCACGCGGAGCGAAGCGGATGATCGTGTTGACTACAAGCCGGATACGGAAGCCAAATTGAAAGAAACGACGGATTACCAGAGAGAATTCGGTCGCCGGATTTTGGCGACGGCGAAAGATCATGTACCGGCGGGAATCGATTATGAAATCGCGTATACGGTCGGCTCGCCGCGGGAAGATCTTCTCAAAATGGCGGACACATATAAGGCGGATCTGATCGTTATGGGCAGTCGCGGCATGGGAACATTAGCGAGCATGTTGGTCGGCTCGGTTTCGTCCTACGTGGTGCAACACGCGGAAGTGCCGGTATTGGTTATCAAACAGTGA
- a CDS encoding esterase-like activity of phytase family protein, translating to MMKRTFLWSAVALSLLAGSVAFAAPTPAIDRYTVELPAHEYLTAPGQTKHAIPLGYGSALTYKGTTPDGAIEFYGVTDRGPNLDSVQYHDGDQKLSSKIFPVPDYAPRIGVIRVKDGKATVVSSFSLKNKAGQDISGRPIPQGALGNTGEIGLDLQFRPLAYDKNGLDPEGLAVDAQGHFWLTDEYGPFLIEYDRQGRELRRFAPGQGLPKILQERQPNRGAEGLAITPAGKLMVMVQSTLNVGGKTKNVANFTRLVLVDPKSGDVKTYAYPITPGSYKKNSAMKLGDIAAINDHQFLVIEQGKDAQGTMQNRIYKIDIAKATDITDMTSGQNALEADQDALGKLFQPVQKDLFLDLRQHGWTVEKAEGIVLLPDKKTLAIANDNDFGIALKIEGAAAGQDDITEYTYDANQQILRGADGTPTRIRATMSEGPDPSVLWLIHLPQPL from the coding sequence ATGATGAAACGTACTTTTTTGTGGAGCGCGGTTGCGCTCAGCCTGCTTGCCGGAAGCGTTGCGTTTGCCGCGCCGACGCCCGCCATTGATCGTTATACCGTAGAACTGCCCGCTCACGAATATCTCACCGCGCCGGGTCAAACGAAACATGCCATCCCCCTCGGCTATGGTTCGGCCTTGACCTACAAAGGAACGACTCCTGACGGCGCGATTGAATTTTACGGCGTCACGGATCGCGGCCCGAATTTAGACAGCGTCCAATATCATGACGGCGATCAAAAGCTCAGCAGTAAAATTTTCCCCGTTCCCGATTACGCGCCGCGCATCGGCGTCATTCGCGTCAAAGACGGGAAAGCGACGGTCGTTTCATCATTTTCTTTGAAAAATAAAGCAGGCCAAGATATCAGCGGTCGTCCGATACCGCAAGGCGCTCTTGGTAATACCGGCGAAATCGGCTTGGATCTGCAGTTCCGGCCGCTCGCCTATGACAAAAACGGTTTGGATCCGGAAGGACTTGCCGTCGATGCGCAAGGTCACTTCTGGCTGACCGATGAATACGGCCCGTTCCTTATCGAATACGACAGACAAGGTCGCGAACTTCGCCGCTTTGCTCCGGGCCAAGGCTTACCGAAAATTTTACAGGAACGTCAACCCAACCGCGGCGCGGAAGGTTTGGCGATCACTCCCGCCGGCAAATTAATGGTGATGGTACAAAGCACGCTCAACGTCGGCGGCAAAACGAAAAACGTCGCCAACTTTACCCGTCTCGTTCTCGTCGATCCGAAATCGGGCGACGTCAAAACATACGCTTACCCGATCACGCCAGGCTCTTATAAAAAGAACTCCGCGATGAAACTCGGCGACATCGCCGCCATCAATGATCACCAATTCCTGGTCATTGAGCAGGGTAAAGACGCGCAGGGAACGATGCAAAACCGCATCTACAAAATCGATATCGCGAAAGCGACCGATATTACCGACATGACGTCCGGTCAGAACGCGCTGGAAGCGGATCAAGACGCGCTCGGCAAACTTTTCCAACCGGTGCAAAAAGATCTTTTCCTCGATCTCCGTCAGCATGGCTGGACGGTGGAAAAAGCGGAAGGTATCGTGCTTTTACCGGATAAAAAGACGCTCGCCATTGCAAATGACAATGACTTCGGCATCGCTCTCAAAATCGAAGGCGCCGCTGCCGGTCAAGATGATATTACGGAATATACTTACGATGCCAACCAACAAATCCTCCGCGGCGCCGACGGCACGCCGACCCGTATTCGGGCGACGATGTCCGAAGGCCCCGACCCCTCGGTGTTGTGGCTGATCCACCTGCCGCAACCGCTTTGA